A window of the Miscanthus floridulus cultivar M001 chromosome 14, ASM1932011v1, whole genome shotgun sequence genome harbors these coding sequences:
- the LOC136505550 gene encoding uncharacterized protein, whose translation MLRNFPQARRLLRRMGFEKEDSYFWKQMGKATLFTYTLFGVAWLWNETSPLGWWTLKPRPKEEKEMAHLYERRKFPYPGDEEAIEDFIKSGGALGTTIGPKGFADANMDSENMQKQLQSKKFEQEAQKLWLRMRNEVVQELQEKGFDIE comes from the exons ATGCTGCGGAACTTCCCGCAGGCCCGGAGGCTGCTCAG GCGGATGGGGTTCGAGAAGGAGGACTCCTACTTCTGGAAGCAGATGGGCAAAGCCACGCTCTTCACCTACACGCTCTTCGGCGTCGCCTGGCTCTGGAACGAGACGTCGCCGCTCGGGTGGTGGACGCTCAAGCCGCGCCCCAAG gaagaaaaagaaatggcacaCCTTTATGAGCGCAGGAAGTTCCCGTACCCTGGTGATGAGGAGGCAATTGAGGATTTCATAAAAAGCGGAGGTGCTCTTGGAACCACAATTGGACCCAAGGGTTTCGCTGATGCCAATATGGATTCTGAAAACATGCAGAAGCAGTTGCAGTCTAAAAAGTTTGAGCAGGAAGCACAGAAACTATGGCTTCGGATGAGGAATGAGGTCGTACAGGAACTCCAGGAGAAGGGATTTGATATTGAGTGA